One window of Papaver somniferum cultivar HN1 chromosome 9, ASM357369v1, whole genome shotgun sequence genomic DNA carries:
- the LOC113308842 gene encoding putative pentatricopeptide repeat-containing protein At2g01510, with amino-acid sequence MKSLIRIFRTNFLLLSCGFERSLCLSSKSYVTSSKQNVVDSRMIKTGFSPNLCKSNSILEDYVKTGNLYQARQLFDEMPERNVFSTNLLISGYVKAGDIFSARDLFDRTVNQNAVTWTILIGGYARRNETSEVFKLFSEMRKSGIDPDHVTIVTVLSACNDPTIMNQETRIHGLVVKMGHKWSVVVCNALVDSYCKSHCLDSASRIFEDMEKRDCVTYNAMITGYGKEGYNAKSVEIFVEMQHHGFKPSDFTFAAVLGSCVGLNDLSLGQQVHCFIVKTNFVRDVFVSNALLDFYSKLDKVICWKKLFDEMPYLDGVSYNIMITGYAWYGQYKECLEVFRKLQLTGFDRKQFPFATLLSTATALHDLQMGRQIHAQVVVTIPESEAEVINSLIGMYVKCGTLDEAKMVFRNHSNRNAISWTSMISSYVQKELNEEALNLFIDMCKVGVNADQSTLASVLKAAANLGSLGLGKQLHSYIIRSGFMSNVFAGSALLDAYANCGSTEDATQTFDEMPEQNIITWNAMIAAYARNGDGEATFKSFKELEKSGLQPDQVTFLSILSACSHCGLVTEGLQYFDCMSRIYKLDPLRKHYACMVDILARNGLFEEVERMMSEMPYEPDEIMLTSILSSCKVHKNKELGIKIANQLFKMDLKDGGAYVILSNFYAEAGNWDEVAKVKKAMKDRGVKKVPAMSWVDIKQTTHSFSSNDKTHPQFSEISQKLDYLSKEMEKHGYRADTSCYHHNVEEGTKAESLMYHSERLAIAYALISTRPGSTIHVKKNLRACVDCHAAIKLISKIERREIVVRDASRYHHFRNGFCSCGDYW; translated from the coding sequence ATGAAATCACTGATCAGAATATTCAGAACAAATTTCTTGCTCCTCTCTTGCGGTTTTGAAAGATCTTTGTGTCTCTCATCAAAATCATATGTCACTTCTAGTAAACAAAATGTAGTAGATTCTCGAATGATTAAAACAGGGTTTAGTCCAAACTTATGTAAATCAAATTCTATCTTGGAAGATTATGTCAAAACAGGCAACTTATATCAAGCTCGTCAGCTATTTGATGAAATGCCAGAAAGAAATGTTTTCTCTACAAATCTATTAATATCCGGGTATGTGAAAGCTGGTGATATATTTAGTGCACGAGATTTGTTTGATCGAACTGTGAACCAGAATGCAGTTACGTGGACGATTTTAATCGGTGGCTATGCTCGACGTAATGAAACTAGTGAAGTGTTTAAACTTTTTTCAGAGATGAGGAAATCTGGAATCGACCCGGATCATGTAACAATAGTTACTGTGTTATCAGCATGTAATGACCCTACGATTATGAATCAAGAAACTCGAATTCATGGCCTTGTTGTTAAAATGGGACATAAATGGTCAGTTGTCGTTTGTAATGCGTTGGTTGATTCTTACTGCAAATCCCACTGCTTAGACTCGGCGTCTCGGATTTTTGAGGACATGGAAAAGAGAGACTGTGTTACATATAATGCAATGATTACAGGGTATGGTAAAGAAGGGTATAATGCAAAGTCTGTTGAAATCTTTGTAGAGATGCAGCATCATGGTTTTAAACCTTCGGATTTCACTTTCGCGGCTGTTTTAGGTTCTTGTGTGGGATTGAATGACTTGAGCCTTGGACAACAGGTTCATTGTTTTATCGTCAAGACGAATTTCGTACGAGATGTATTTGTTAGCAATGCATTACTCGATTTCTATTCGAAGCTAGATAAGGTAATTTGTTGGAAGAAATTATTTGATGAGATGCCTTATTTAGATGGTGTCTCTTATAATATTATGATCACTGGTTATGCATGGTATGGACAATATAAAGAATGCCTGGAAGTTTTTCGGAAATTACAGCTTACCGGCTTCGACAGGAAGCAATTTCCTTTTGCAACTCTTCTAAGCACCGCAACGGCTTTACATGACTTGCAAATGGGGAGGCAAATTCATGCCCAAGTTGTAGTAACAATTCCAGAATCAGAAGCTGAGGTGATAAATTCTCTGATTGGTATGTATGTCAAATGTGGTACATTAGACGAAGCCAAAATGGTATTCAGGAATCACTCGAATAGGAATGCAATATCTTGGACCTCCATGATATCGAGCTATGTTCAGAAAGAACTCAATGAAGAAGCACTTAATCTGTTCATCGATATGTGTAAAGTTGGTGTTAATGCAGATCAATCAACTCTTGCCAGCGTTTTAAAAGCTGCAGCTAACTTAGGTTCTCTCGGCTTAGGGAAGCAGTTGCATTCATATATAATCAGATCAGGATTCATGTCAAATGTATTCGCAGGAAGTGCACTTCTGGATGCATATGCAAATTGTGGGTCAACAGAAGATGCTACTCAAACCTTTGATGAGATGCCAGAACAGAATATAATCACTTGGAATGCCATGATCGCAGCTTACGCTCGTAATGGTGATGGTGAAGCCACATTTAAGTCTTTCAAGGAACTGGAGAAATCAGGTCTTCAACCTGATCAAGTAACCTTCCTCAGTATCTTATCCGCCTGCAGCCACTGCGGTCTTGTCACAGAAGGATTGCAGTATTTCGATTGTATGAGTAGAATCTACAAACTTGATCCCCTTAGAAAACACTACGCGTGTATGGTCGATATCTTGGCTCGAAATGGATTGTTCGAAGAAGTAGAAAGAATGATGTCAGAAATGCCGTACGAGCCTGACGAGATTATGTTAACATCCATTTTGAGTTCATGCAAGGTCCATAAAAACAAAGAACTGGGAATAAAAATCGCGAACCAGCTTTTCAAAATGGACCTCAAAGATGGAGGTGCTTATGTTATTCTGTCAAATTTTTATGCAGAAGCTGGTAACTGGGACGAAGTAGCTAAAGTGAAGAAGGCAATGAAAGATCGAGGAGTTAAGAAAGTACCAGCTATGAGTTGGGTTGACATTAAACAAACAACACACAGTTTTTCGTCGAACGACAAAACACATCCACAGTTCAGTGAGATCAGTCAAAAACTAGATTACTTGTCTAAGGAAATGGAGAAACATGGTTATAGAGCTGATACTAGTTGTTATCATCACAATGTAGAAGAAGGTACCAAAGCTGAATCTTTAATGTATCACAGCGAACGT